A single Dermacentor variabilis isolate Ectoservices chromosome 9, ASM5094787v1, whole genome shotgun sequence DNA region contains:
- the LOC142557351 gene encoding uncharacterized protein LOC142557351: MSLARHDSDSSLRLGEKNLDGSVGGPPPKPMLWVFVTTVLLLVGIIAVSLVNGEGAYGHESDMTVLPRQPELMLDNAAGPTKPTTMSPRLAYADEDTNYASWLLTRTVNPAVNACLDLHAYVCGGYDGAVGRPLEEYVAANTTAAIKTHFLSIAGRSSTRRQAKTSHDSEARAVAFYRSCLKTGRAHEDPTVTANARALVSFLEQNHLNFRHVDGVDLVGKALELLTRYDLQVFFALEVQFFPWLSRNRRFVRVVASPAFEEWKARKVSLHHADFGRFVEEVLSLSGVGRRRIADLTDAVRTIEGRVQETSRADGKPDEATEAAWRRYLDVHSRHVFTADAYDLDISSSNAARFFLAAARVLDGGQRSVYLSWHVARHVAEVARLVPRHSSEGKVDDAKTHCYDQANGEYKHAIMAAHLFKFVNESRLQEVRKMVHSLTIEVQNSISRSSWLPAKTRAKLERKVGSIRWRIGYPAGLSEWKGVDEFYSRHPRSTGVFVRDYLGAREARMRAFLARLRSRVAKPEEFDFANDAPGVTYGTPNEVSVPAVALVWPLFNYRGAPELNYGLLGSLLVEAIMRAFGGTNMMHGGRGSPIPWSANHRWLFKKKYHRCDNLREGPRLLSQASRRSNARVPTSSRGRDLGSRPGVSVGAHALYRAYKSAAASFGSRSVRGFEALRGDQLFHVGRCFLACGDAHDSVADPLFAGHRCNRMARQSSEFAAAFRCDEASRTPAGSRCDFW, translated from the exons ATGTCGCTTGCTAGGCACGACTCTGATAGCAGCCTGAGGCTGGGCGAGAAGAACCTGGACGGCAGCGTCGGGGGTCCGCCGCCGAAGCCCATGCTGTGGGTGTTCGTCACCACCGTCCTGCTGCTCGTCGGCATCATCGCCGTCTCGCTGGTCAACGGCGAGGGCGCGTACGGACACGAGTCCGACATGACTGTGCTGCCGCGACAGCCGGAACTGATGCTGGACAACGCGGCCGGGCCCACGAAGCCGACGACGATGTCACCTCGACTCG CgtacgccgacgaagacaccaACTACGCCTCGTGGCTGCTGACGCGCACAGTCAACCCCGCGGTGAACGCCTGCCTCGACTTGCACGCGTACGTCTGCGGCGGCTACGACGGAGCCGTCGGCCGCCCCCTCGAGGAGTACGTCGCCGCCAACACCACGGCGGCCATCAAGACGCACTTCCTGAGCATCGCCGGCCGTTCCTCGACGCGTCGCCAAGCTAAGACTAGCCACGACTCCGAGGCCAGGGCGGTGGCCTTTTACCGCAGCTGTCTGAAGACGGGCCGCGCGCACGAAGACCCAACGGTCACCGCCAACGCCAGGGCGCTGGTCAGCTTTCTGGAACAGAACCACCTCAACTTCCGGCACGTCGACGGCGTCGACCTCGTGGGAAAGGCGCTGGAACTGCTGACGCGCTACGACCTGCAGGTCTTTTTCGCCCTCGAAGTCCAGTTCTTCCCGTGGCTGAGCCGGAACAGGAGGTTCGTGCGCGTGGTGGCCAGCCCCGCCTTCGAAGAGTGGAAGGCGCGGAAGGTCTCCTTGCACCACGCGGATTTCGGGAGGTTCGTCGAGGAAGTTCTCTCCCTGAGTGGAGTGGGTCGGCGGCGTATAGCCGACCTGACGGACGCCGTGCGAACCATCGAAGGCCGCGTACAGGAAACGAGTCGCGCTGACGGAAAGCCCGACGAGGCGACGGAGGCCGCCTGGAGGCGCTACCTGGACGTCCACTCGCGACACGTCTTCACCGCGGACGCCTACGACTTGGACATCAGTAGCTCGAACGCGGCCCGCTTCTTCCTGGCCGCGGCTCGCGTCTTGGACGGCGGTCAGCGATCGGTCTACCTCAGCTGGCACGTCGCCCGACACGTCGCCGAGGTCGCCCGTCTGGTGCCGCGGCACTCGAGCGAAGGCAAGGTCGACGACGCCAAGACGCACTGCTACGACCAGGCAAACGGCGAATACAAGCACGCCATCATGGCCGCGCACCTCTTCAAGTTCGTCAATGAGAGTAGGCTGCAAGAGGTGAGGAAGATGGTTCATTCCCTCACGATCGAAGTTCAAAACAGCATCAGTCGTTCCTCCTGGCTGCCGGCGAAGACTAGGGCCAAGCTCGAAAGGAAGGTCGGGAGTATCAGGTGGAGGATCGGCTACCCGGCCGGTCTCAGCGAGTGGAAAGGCGTCGACGAGTTCTACAGCCGCCACCCCCGTTCCACGGGCGTGTTCGTCCGGGACTACCTGGGAGCGCGCGAGGCGCGAATGCGCGCCTTCCTCGCCAGGTTGCGCAGCCGCGTCGCTAAACCCGAGGAGTTCGACTTCGCCAACGACGCGCCGGGGGTCACGTACGGCACGCCGAACGAGGTCAGCGTGCCGGCCGTCGCCCTGGTGTGGCCTCTGTTCAACTACCGCGGGGCGCCCGAACTAAACTACGGCCTCCTGGGCTCGCTGCTGGTCGAGGCCATCATGCGGGCCTTTGGCGGTACCAACATGATGCACGGCGGCCGCGGTTCGCCGATTCCGTGGTCCGCCAATCACCGGTGGCTGTTCAAGAAGAAGTACCACCGCTGCGACAATCTGAGGGAAGGCCCGCGTCTATT GAGCCAGGCCTCCCGGCGCAGCAACGCCCGCGTGCCGACGTCGTCCCGGGGTCGGGACCTCGGCTCTCGGCCCGGAGTGTCCGTCGGGGCTCACGCCCTGTACAGGGCGTACAAAAGCGCGGCGGCGTCTTTCGGCAGCCGAAGCGTCCGGGGCTTCGAGGCCCTCCGCGGAGACCAGCTCTTCCACGTGGGGCGCTGCTTTCTAGCTTGCGGCGACGCCCACGACAGTGTAGCGGACCCCCTGTTCGCCGGACACCGCTGCAACAGGATGGCCCGTCAGTCGTCCGAATTCGCCGCCGCGTTCCGCTGCGACGAGGCGTCGAGGACGCCCGCGGGCAGTCGCTGCGATTTTTGGTGA